The sequence below is a genomic window from Granulicatella elegans.
AAAAACCATGACCATCTAAAATCGTTGTACCACGACCAATTTTTTCTTGAATTTGGGCACCAATCTCTTCATATTTCTTAGAGATAATCATAAAGGATTTCTTAGAGTTAAATCCTTCTAATACAAGGTTAATCATTCGACTTGCTGTAAATAAATAAATTAACGTAATAACTACCTTTTCTAAATCAGAAATAATCGATAGTGGACTGACAACAAAAATGTCTAATAGTAATAATGAAACTGATACATTCCATCCTAAATATTTCTTCATCATCATCGCAATAATATCCGTACCAGCAGTAGTACCATTTCCTAGCATCACAACTCCTAAAGCTGCACCAGCCACAACTCCACCACCAATAGCCGCTAATAATGAATTATGCGGAACAAATTGATACAAACCTCTTGTAATATCTAAAAATACCGACATCAAAATAACCGCATAGATAGTATAAAACATCGTTCTTCTCTCTAAAAATTGATAGCCTATTAATAGTAAAGCAATATTAATGACTAAGTTAGAAGTCCCCGGATTAATACCAAATATATAATATAGTAACAAAGTAATCCCTGTTACACCACCACTCCCAAACTGATTTGGAATCACAACTGCATTAATCGTAAAAGAAAAAATAAAAGAACCCATGGTAACCATTAGTATTGAAGTAATCGTTTCTTGATTAATATATTTTTTCATAAAGACTTCTCCTTTCTCTTACTCTGGGTCTCTATGGAATCTTCCATAGAAGTTTTCCGTTGCAAATTGATTAATGATAACGCGAGGATCTGCTTCTTTTAAAACAGAAATTGCATCAATCAATTCATAAGAAGACAACACGGTATGTAATAAATACATCTTTTCATGACTAAATCCACCAATCGCTTCTACACATGAAATACCATGACGAATATTTTTTAAATAAGCTTGCATGACTTCTTCACCATAACGCGTTGTAATTTGTAAAGTTACACGATGATAGCGTTGATGGAAATTGCTAATGACTTTCGTTGAAATATATTGGAATAAAATAGAATATCCTGCATATTTCCAACCAAAAATAGCACCGAATATTAATAACAATAATGTATTAAAGAAAAATACTTCTTGCCAAATTGTTTTACCATTTCGATTAGAAAAGAATAAGGCGATAAAATCCGTTCCACCTGTAGAAGCATTCCCTTTTAGCGCAATAGAAATATAAATCCCGTTCAATACTCCTCCAAAAATAACATTTAATAAAACATCATCAAAAATAGGAGCAAAGTTTAATACTCGAATGAAAAAAACTTCCACATAAAACTTGTAAAATTGAAAAAAATGTAAATCTAGGACTAATTCCTCGATAACAAATAATAGCAACAGGAATATTTAAAGCTAACATCATTAATGAAATGGATAAATCCAATCCAACTAACTCCCCAATTTGATGAATTAAAATAGAAATCCCTAAAAATCCACTTGAAAGGAGATTCGAAGGTTGAATAAATACTTTTAACGTAAATGCTTGTAAAAATCCTGATACTAAAATAGCTAAAAAGCTTACTAGATGACGAACTTTTGGATCTTTACGATATTTACGATACATAGCGGGATTCAATAAACTCATAGACGTTCCCCCACTTTAAAGTGATAACGAATATGATCCGGTGTTAACACTTTTAATTCAGAATCTTGATATAAATAAGGCCATTCCATTTCTTCTAAACGATCTACAATAGACTCCAGCACTTTAATTTCAGGGACAAAGAACATAATTTCTCTAACACCATACATCGTATGATTCGAATCAATTACTTGCCACTCATTAATCGCAATCGAATAATAATGATCATTAAATTGAAAATTAATTCGTTCTGCAACATAATCATAAGTCGTTTTAAACTGAAAAGTGTTTGTTAAAAAATCAGATGTCTTTTGAATATCTTCCACAATATAATGGACTTGATTCAAACGTGTTTTAGCAGGTAATCCATGAATTCCAGTATCCCCTAGTTGAAGAAATTCTTGAATAGGAATCGTCACTTCATTTCCTTCTAAATATTGCATTTCATGATTCACATCTTCTAGTAACAAATCTTTTTTTACACAGTAAAATTTCAAACGATTTTGCTCAGGATCCATAATATAAAACCCTTCACTATAACCATCATCACAAGTTGCCATAATCATTTGCTCTTCTAGTAAAAAATGATTGCTTAAATCTCCTAATAACTGTTTCTTAGGAATTTCAAATCCTAAATAATACGTTAAATTAGTTTTACGAGAGCCAGAATTTTCAGCTGTTATTAGACGAATCATTGGAATACTTCCTTGAGGTAATCCTAATAAAATTTCCGTTTCAAAATCTTGTAAAATGGTCATTCCTAAAACTTGCGTATAAAATCTCTTCATACTATGAATATTTTCTACAAATAACGTTACTTGGGCAATATCCCATTCTTTTTTTGAACCAGAAGGCAATAAATTTTTTACATAGTCAAATAAATTTTTCACTACTCTTCATCCTTTATTGTTCCATTTTTAAAATAAAATAATCCGAACATCATATCAGATTTGTAGTCATCAATAGTTCGGATTCAACATAAATTCATTCTAGTTTTCGAAAGCAACTGTTAATGGTGGTACAACTTGTTTTTTACGAGATACAACACCTGGTAAAATCAATAAACCATTTTCATACTCAGTATTAAATGCTTTAGCAACAGTATCTAACGCTTCCCCTACCACTAATCCAGTAGATACACTTGTTAAAATATTAGTTACTACTAATAAGAAAGTATCGTAACCATGAGTTGCATTTGCTTCTTTCATGCTAAATTCTAATGCTTCTCTACGAGATAATAATTCTTGTTCATCCACAACATTCACTTGTGCAATACGCATATTGTAAGAACCCATTGGGAATGATTTAGCATCTAAATCAATTAATTCTGCTTCAGATTTAGTAGATAAATTTGTACCTGCTTTTAACATTTCTAATCCATAAGAGTTTACATCAATTTCAGCAATACGAGCTAATTCAGTTGCTGCTTCAATATCTTGTTGTGTACATGTTGGTGATTTGAATAATAATGTGTCAGAAACAATAGCTGAAACCATTAATCCTGCAATTTCTTTTGGAATTTCGATTCCGTATTCTTTATACATTTTAAATAAAATCGTATTTGTACATCCTACTGGTTCACAACGATAGAATAGAGGATTTGCCGTTTGGAAATTCGCAATACGGTGATGATCCACAACATATTGTACTTCAACTTTTTCAACATCACTAGCACTTTGTTGAACTTCGTTATGGTCTACTAATGCTACACAATTTGTTTCTTCACTTAATGAAGTGACAACACGAGGAGCTGTTCTATTAAAATAATTTAATGCATATTGAGTTTCCTCATTAGGCTCACCTAGTGCAACTGCTTCTGCATCTTCTCCTAATTGTTTTAATAAATAAGCATACGAAATAGCTGATGTAATCGCATCTGTATCTGGATTTTGGTGTCCAAAAACTAATAATTTACTCATCTTTTATCCTCACTTTTATAATTTTTATACTGATTATTTTACCACACAATATTTAGAAAACCAATCTAAACATCTAAATATCCTTTGTATTCTTGCGTTCTTAAAATACGATTCGCATTTGCAACACGTTCTTTTGTTGGTGGTTCAATATGTTCTAATTTGTATGGAATCCCTAAGTTTTTCCATTTATAAACGCCTAAACGATGATATGGTAAAACTTCGAATTTTAATACATTTTTCAATCCTGCTACAAAATCACTTAATCTTTGTAAATATTCATCATAATCTGAGCGTTCAGGAACTAGTACGTGACGAATCCAAACTGGTTGACCTTTTTCTGATAAATATTCTGCTAATTGTAAAATATTTTTATTAGTCCAAGCAGTTAATTTCTTATGTTGTTCATCATCAATATGTTTAATATCTAATAAAATTAAATCTGTATATTCTAATAATTCTTCGAATTTACTAAAGAATGGTTCATCATACGTAAATGGCATTCCGCAACTATCTAATGTAGTGTGAATTCCCATTGCTTTACAACGTTTGAAGAAATCAATTAGAAAATCAACTTGTAGTAAAGGTTCTCCTCCACTCACTGTTACGCCACCTTTTTTCCCCCAAAAGGCACGATAACGTAATGCTTCCTCTAATAATTCTTGACTTGTAATTTTTTGTCCCGCTCCAATATTCCAAGTATCTGGATTATGGCAAAACTCACATCTCATTCGGCAGCCTTGCATAAATGTTACAAACCGAATGCCAGGTCCATCAACTGACCCAAAACTCTCTGTAGAATGAATATATCCAACAACTGGTTCACTCATTCATAATCCCTCCATTTTTTCGATTCTCTTTTAACATGATTTGTTACCATTATAACACATTTTTCATAAAAACGGTTAGAGGCTTGTTTCGTCAACTACATTTTTCAGTGCGTAATGTTTCAAAGTAATTTCTAATTCAGTATCTAAACTAGAAATTAGTATAAAATTCTTCTATTTTCAAAAAGACGTTCAATAATTTTTCTTGTATGATTTCTACTTTATTTTTATCAAGTTTATTTTCAAATAAATATATAGAATAAGGTATTTCAATTTGAATTGCTTCTACATTCGGTTGTTTGGATAATTCATGAATAATATTTCCACCTTTAAATGGTGTATCTACTTGAATAGAAAGTTTTTCTTTTTCAAAACAACTTACAATAAATTCCAACGATTTTTTTGAAATGGTTGCTTCATTCCTAGTACTAATAATAATTTTTTCTGTTTTAAAATATTTATCATCATAGCTATGTAAATCTAGTAAACAAATTTTTGTAAAATTTTGTTCTTTTAAGGATATTTGTTCCAATATTGCATCGTAATAAGGGGTATAAAATTCCTTTAGCCATTGTTGCTGGATTGCTTTAGAAGGATATTGTTTAAATAATGGATTTCCAACTTCATCATATTTTGGAATGATTGATCGTGTGGAAGTTTTAGAAGTATATTTTGATCGATTCACATCTACGATATATCTCGTAAGTTTCGAAGAAATACTTGTAAATGGAAAGTCTTTAATGAATGTATCCATTTCCCAATCAGTATGAATTCGTTTTGCTTTTGGATTTATTCGTACTTGAATTTCTTCAGGAATTTTTAATCCAGAATGAGGAATAGACAATAAAATAGGAGAAGCATGATTTACTTGTTTTACAGTGATATATGAATTCATGAAATCCTCCTAGTAATACTGAGATTATTAAGTAAATTTAGTATACTTTATTTTAGAGAGGTGAATCAAATGAGTCAACGTGAAATTGATGAAATGTATTCTTATTTATTAGAATTTACAGCTGATGTATTATATTGTGCAGCTCCATATAGTGAAGATAGAAAAGGATTAGCTGCCATTACTTATAATCCAGAGTTTAAACAAAATTTTCTTTTATCGTATCGTAATGAACAAGATACTGTTGAAATGCCTGAAGAAACAAGACAAATAACTACAGAAGTTTGAATGACTTTTGGTGAAGTGATTGATTATGCCTTAAATCAATTACAAGAGTTCCGACTAAAGTATTATCCAAAGCAACAAATGAAACGGTCTCTAAGATTATAATAGATTTTGGAAAGCAAATTTTATTCATTCCAAGTATTGACAGTTATTAGACATATTGCTATAATAACTCTTGTACTGTTCTAGTAGCTCAGCAGGATAGAGCATTCGCCTTCTAAGCGAACGGTCGGGGGTTCGAATCCCTCCTAGAACGTAAGCAAGGAACGTTGATATTTCAACGTTCTTTTTTGTTTTATGATAAAACTTTTACAGTTCAAAAAGAGACGACTCGAGTCGTCTCTTTTTCGACTAAAAATCAAACAAGGATAATTGATTTTCATCTGGTAAGTCCTCTAATACTTTATTCTCAGTCATATAATCAATTAAAGTTTTAGAAACTTTCCCACGTGTTGCTAAATCTTTTTTAGAAATAAATGGTTGTTCTTGTCTTGCTTCAACAATTTTGTTGGCTACGTTTAACCCTAATCCTGGAATTGATCTAAATGGAGCAATTAAACTATCTCCTTCAATGACAAAATTCACTGCATCAGATTTTTCAATATCAACCATTTTAAAATTAAATCCACGTTCACACATTTCATTCGCTAGTTCAAGTACGGTTAATAAGTTTACTTCCTTCGCACTTGCATCATTTCCTTTGTCACGAATTTCCTTCATTCTTTGCTTAATCATTTCTTTTCCTTGTGACATTGCCACAATATCAAAGTCTTGAGCACGAACTGAGAAATAAGCACAATAATATAATAAAGGTTTATGAACTTTAAACCATGCTACACGTAAAGCCATTAATACATAGGCTGCCGCATGGGCTTTCGGGAACATATACTTAATCTTCAAGCAAGATTCAATGTACCATTCTGGAACATTATTTTCTCGCATCATGGCTTGATAGTCTTCTGGTATTCCCTTTCCTTTACGTACGCCTTCCATAATTTTGAAAGCAGCACCGTTTTCGACACCTTTATGAATTAAGTACACCATAATATCATCACGACATCCAATTACTTCCGAAAGTGGAATGCCATGTAGTCGAATTAATTCTTCGGCATTTCCAAGATATACGTCTGTTCCGTGAGATAGTCCTGAAATTTGTAGTAACTCTGTAAATGTACTTGGTTTTGTTTGTTCTAACATTCCACGTACAAATTTTGTACCAAACTCAGGAATTCCGAGTGTACCCGTATTAGAATCAATTTGTTCTGGCGTAACGCCTAACACTTCTGTTCCACCAAAGATTTTCATCACTTCTGGATCATCAGGTGGAATATCCTTCGGTTCAATTCCTGATAAATCTTGTAGCATTCTAATCACAGTCGGATCATCGTGTCCAAGTATGTCGAGTTTTAACACATTATCATGGATGGAGTGGAAATCAAAGTGTGTCGTTTTCCACTCTGCATTTTGGTCATCAGCTGGAAATTGGATTGGAGTAAAATCGTAAACATCCATATAATCTGGAATTACAATAATTCCCCCTGGGTGTTGTCCGGTACTTCTTTTTACTCCTGTACATCCTTTTGCTAAACGATCAATTTCCGCTTGTCTAAATTCTAATCCTAAATCTCGTTCATATCCTTTTACATATCCGAAGGCTGTTTTATCTGCTACAGTACCAATGGTTCCTGCACGATATACATAATCTTCTCCGAATAACACTTTCGTATAGTTATGCGCTTGTGGTTGATATTCCCCTGAGAAGTTTAAATCGATATCGGGTACTTTATCCCCGTAGAACCCTAAGAACGTTTCAAATGGAATATCGTGTCCATCTTTTGCAAGACGTGTTCCACAGTTTGGACAATTTTTTTCTGGTAAATCAAATCCTGAACCAACAGAACCATCATCAAAAAATTCTGAATAACAACAGTTTGGACAACGATAGTGAGGTGCTAATGGATTTACTTCGGTAATTCCCGTTAATGTTGCTACTAAAGAAGAACCAACAGATCCACGGGAACCTACTAAATACCCATCTTCATTACTCTTATGCACTAATTTTTGAGAAATTAAGTAAATAACCGAGAATCCATTTCCAATAATACTCTTTAATTCTTTATCGATACGTTTCTCAACGATTTCTGGTAATTCTTCTCCATACCATTCATGAGCTTTATCATAACTTAATTTTGTAATTTCATCTTCGGCCCCTTCAATTTTAGGCGTATATAAGTCATCTTTAATTGGAATAATCACTTCTAGCTGATCATTAACCCAATGAGTATTTGTCACAACGACTTCAAAAGCTTTTTTTTCTCCTAAAAAGGCGAATTCATCTAGCATTTCATTCGTCGTTCTAAAGTGAACATCTGGATAATTCAATTTTTGTCCATTATTCACAGATGTTAGTAAGATTTCTCGATAGATTTTATCCTCAGGATTTAAGTAGTGAACATTCCCTGTTGCAACAACTGGAATATCCAATTCTTCTCCTAATTTCACGAGATTTTTAATAATTTCTTCTAGATGGTGTTCATTTCGAATTAATTCTTTATCAATTAATGGGCGATAGACTGCTTTTGGCATAATTTCAATATAATCATAAAATTGAGCCTTTTCTTTTGCCTCTTCATAGCCTTTTTGCATCATTGCTTCAAAGACTTCCCCTTCGCTACATCCAGACCCAATTAAAAATGAATCTCTATTTTCAATTAACATACTACGTAAAATTCGAGGAACTCTATAAAAATATTGTACATTTGAAGCTGAAACTACTTTAAAGAGTTCTTTCAATCCTGCTTGATGTTTTGCAAAAATCGTTGCATGGAACGGACGACCATTTTTGAACACTTCTTCTGGATGTAAGTTCGTATTCAATTGGTCATGATAAATGAGTCCATGATCATTGGCTGCTTCTTTTAAGAAAATATGACATAAATGTCCAGTTGTTTCTGAGTCATATACCGCACGGTGATGTTGTTCTAAGGCAACATTATAACGTTTTGCTAATGTATTTAATCGGTGAGATTTTAATTGTGGATGTAATAATCTGGATAACTCTAATGTATCAATAACCGGTTGAGTTGTTTTTTCCAAGCCCTCTTTTTCATATCCAGTATTTAAGAATCCCATATCGAAACTGGCATTATGCGCTACTAAAATAGTATCTTTTGTAAATTCTGAAAATTCCTTCAACACTTGTGCTTGTGATTTAGAGCCACGAACCATATCATCTGTAATACCTGTTAATTGAATCGTTGTCGCAGATAATGGATGTCCTGGGTCAATAAATTCTTCAAACTTATCGATAACATTTCCTTTATGCATTTTAACGGCTGCTAATTCAATAATGGAATCATAAATAGCTGATAAACCAGTTGTTTCCACGTCAAATACGACATAAGTCGCATCTTCTAATAAAATATGTTGTGGATTATAGGCAACATTCACTTGGTCATCGACAATATTTCCTTCTAATCCATATAAAATTTTAATATTATTTCCTTTTCCTGCTCCATGAGCTTCTGGATACGATTGTAAGTTTGCATGGTCTGTAATGGCTACAGCAGGATGTCCCCATTTAGCTGCTTGTTTCACTAAATCACTAGCAGAATTCGTTGCATCCATGACCGACATATTGGTATGTAAATGCAATTCAATTCGTTTTTGGTCTTCTGGAGCGCGATCGATTCGACCAATATGATCGACTTTCTTCATATCTCGAATAATCATGTTTAATTCTTGAGAAAATTTATTATTCTCAATATTTCCGTACGCTTTGACCCATGTTCCTTTTTTCAAGTCTGCTAAACGTTCTTCATCTTCAGCTGTTGAGGGAAATAAAGTCGCCCCAATCGATGAAGTGTAGTCCGTCATTTTAATATTCGCAAAGGACTTTCCACTTGCTTTTCTTGTACGAATTTCAATATCAAAAATTTGCGCTTCGACTAATACATTTCGCTCTTCTTCATAAATATCTGCAATATCTTTTGTTTCTAAATTACTACGAATTGCTTTTCCATATAAAATGGATGAATCTGTATCGACTGCAGCAAGTTTAGACGCTGCTGTTTCTTGATTTTCCTTTTGTTGAACAGCTTTTTCTTGATATACTTGTTCAATCGTTTCATGTTTGATCCGTAACTCTTCTTCTAATTGACTACCTAATTCGTCATTGACAATAATTTCAACGCCCAATTTTGGAAATCCAAAATTCTCAAAATATTGTTGAATTTTTTTGATGTAATTTTCATTGACATGAGATTTGGTAATTTCATTTGGGCAATGAAATTGTATTTTTTTCTGATTCCAAATAGGGATTTGTCCAGAAAGTAATTGTACAACTAACGGTGATTCTTGTTCTAATTGAAAGAGAACCATTTCCCAATACGCTTGAATTTGTTTTTGGGTAATTGCAGATTCTTCTCTCGTATTCACCATTAATCTCACTTGAGCAATTTTTTCATAAGTCTGTTTTAATTGTTCATAGAAACGTTTGAATTTTTCGTACTGAATGACTTGATTTGTCTCAATATGAAAACACCATTCAGGAATACTTTTTGTAATATCAATTTTTGTTAATAAGGCTTGATCAAAATCTGGTTGTAAAAACTCTTCATTGTCTAGCTGCAATTGATTCATTAACGTTAAAAATAATTGTTGTTGATGTTCTGACACTTGATCACTCCTCTCTAAAACTGAAAAAATAAGTGTGGTTTTCTATTCTGTTATTATAGAAAACCATCACTTACCTCCTGTTACTTGTTAAAATAATTTACTAATATCATTCCATGTCACTAAAATCATTAAAATGATTAAGAATACTGCCCCAGCAATTGTAATATACGATTCTTTTTCAGGGCTTAATGGTTTCTTACGAATCCCTTCAATTACATTAAGAACTAATTTTCCACCATCTAATGCAGGGATAGGTAATAAATTCATCATTCCTAAATTTGCACTAATTAATCCTAAGAAATTCAAAATAGAAATAAATCCACTTTGAGCCACTTGGGAAGTTACTGAGAAAATGGCTACTGGACCACCTAATTGATTAATCGAAAATCCTTTTGTAAAGAAGGATGCAATCGTTAAGAATACTGAACTGATCACAAACCAAGTTTGAGTAAATCCATACAGTACTTTAGACAATACATCTGTTTTCTTCGCCGATTCAATTCCTAAAACCCCAACTTTAGATCCATTTGATAAGTCATACGCTTTAGGCGTTACTACAATCGTTTGTTGAGTTCCATTTCGTTCAATGACAAGTTTTGTTTCAAGATCAGCTCGTGGGGAAATTTGTTTACTAATATCTCCCCATTTTTGTACTGGTTGTCCTTCAATTTCAATAATTTTATCTCCAACTTGTAAACCAGCTGTTTGAGCAGCAGATTCACTTGCAAAGTTTCCAACTACTGCTTCCTGAGAAGGAACTCCTCCTGCTAGAAATGCCACGATTATAAATGTAATAATCGATAAAATAAAATTATTCATCGGACCCGCAAAATTTGTTAACATACGGTTTTTTAAGCTGGCTGAATTAAACTGACGTTCAATTGGAGCAACGACAACTTCTGTTCCATCTTCTTCTATAATGGTTGCTTTTTTAGAAACCTTTAATATATCTAATTCTTCTTTTTGAGGTTTATATCCTCTTACTTCCATCTTTTCTTGTAAATCACAAGATTCAATTTGGAAAGGAATTCCTTGTTCTAATCCAGTTGATGGATCAAATGAAATTTGCTGAACCATTCCATCTTCCAAACGAAGTGTCACCATCATACCCGGCTTAATATTTTGATCATCTTCCTCATGACCTGCCATACGAACATATCCACCAACGGGTAATAATCGTAATGTATAAACTGTTTCACCCTTACGCACTTGGAATACTTTTGGTCCCATTCCAACGGCAAATTCCTTTACTAAAATACCTGCACGTTTTGCAAAATAAAAGTGTCCAAATTCATGAATGATCACAATAACACCAAATACAAATAAAAATGCAATAATTGTTTTAATCATATGTCCTCCTTAATGAGTACCAAAAAATTTCAATACAATTTGAAACATGAACATTGCAAAAAATGTTGAATCAAATCGGTCTAATACTCCTCCATGACCTGGAAAAATCTTTCCAGAATCTTTTACATTAAATCTACGTTTATAAGCAGATTCCACCAAATCTCCTAATTGCCCAAATACAGATAAGGCAATCATTAAAATGGTCATTTCGATAAAATGAAATCCTAATGGATTAAATAATTTTAAAGCGATAGTTCCTAAGCCTATAGCTCCAATCACTCCACCAATAGAACCTTCAATTGTTTTATTCGGACTAATCGCTGGAGCTAATTTATGTTTACCAAAAGCTCTTCCTGTAAAATAAGCAAACGTATCTGTACCCCAAATAATACAGAAAACAAAGACTACCATTCCAAAACCATATTCTCTAACAAATAAAATTCCGGAAAATCCTCCACCAACATATAAAGCTATCAGTGATAAGAAACTGACATCTTCAATGGAAAGAATCTCACTTTTATATACCGTTAACGACATTAACAACATGACGCATAAGAAGAAAATATAAAAGAAATCTACTCCTACTGGCAATTCAATTATGGGTGCTCTTGCAAAAATAATCGATAGTGTAGCAATAATCGTTAAAAATCCTTCAAAAGAAAAAATCGATAATTTCTTCATTTGGAAAAATTCAAAAACCGCAACAAATGCTAAAAATGCAATAACTGCTTTTAATAAATGCCCACCAATGATTAAAATAGGAACAAACAACATCAAGGCAACTATGGCAGTGATAATACGTGTCTTCATGAAATTAATCCTCCATATCGTCTCTGACGTTTCTGGTACGTTAAAATCGCTTGTTCTAAATCTTCTTTACTAAAATCTGGCCAAAAAATATCTGTAAAATAATATTCACTATATGCTAATTGCCATAAAAGAAAATTACTTAACCGTTGTTCACCACTTGTACGAATCATTAAGTCTGGTTGCGATAAATCTCCTAAAAAATTCGTTTGTAAATGATTCGCAAATACTTCTTCATTAATGGATTCTGCATCATACTCACCGTTTGATACATCTGCTGCAATTTCTTTTACTGCTTGAAGAATTTCTGCTCTAGAACCATAATTTAAAGCAAAACATAGAGTCATTCCTGTATTGTCTTTTGTATCCTCGACAGCTTTTTCAACGACTCTTCTTGTCGCTTCTGGTAATTGATCGGTAAATCCAATTAAACGAATACGCATATTTCTCTCTTGCAATTCAGGCATAAATGAACTAAAAAAATCACCAGGAAGTTTCATTAAAAAGCTTACTTCTTCAGTAGGTCTCTTCCAGTT
It includes:
- the rseP gene encoding RIP metalloprotease RseP, whose translation is MIKTIIAFLFVFGVIVIIHEFGHFYFAKRAGILVKEFAVGMGPKVFQVRKGETVYTLRLLPVGGYVRMAGHEEDDQNIKPGMMVTLRLEDGMVQQISFDPSTGLEQGIPFQIESCDLQEKMEVRGYKPQKEELDILKVSKKATIIEEDGTEVVVAPIERQFNSASLKNRMLTNFAGPMNNFILSIITFIIVAFLAGGVPSQEAVVGNFASESAAQTAGLQVGDKIIEIEGQPVQKWGDISKQISPRADLETKLVIERNGTQQTIVVTPKAYDLSNGSKVGVLGIESAKKTDVLSKVLYGFTQTWFVISSVFLTIASFFTKGFSINQLGGPVAIFSVTSQVAQSGFISILNFLGLISANLGMMNLLPIPALDGGKLVLNVIEGIRKKPLSPEKESYITIAGAVFLIILMILVTWNDISKLF
- a CDS encoding PolC-type DNA polymerase III, yielding MSEHQQQLFLTLMNQLQLDNEEFLQPDFDQALLTKIDITKSIPEWCFHIETNQVIQYEKFKRFYEQLKQTYEKIAQVRLMVNTREESAITQKQIQAYWEMVLFQLEQESPLVVQLLSGQIPIWNQKKIQFHCPNEITKSHVNENYIKKIQQYFENFGFPKLGVEIIVNDELGSQLEEELRIKHETIEQVYQEKAVQQKENQETAASKLAAVDTDSSILYGKAIRSNLETKDIADIYEEERNVLVEAQIFDIEIRTRKASGKSFANIKMTDYTSSIGATLFPSTAEDEERLADLKKGTWVKAYGNIENNKFSQELNMIIRDMKKVDHIGRIDRAPEDQKRIELHLHTNMSVMDATNSASDLVKQAAKWGHPAVAITDHANLQSYPEAHGAGKGNNIKILYGLEGNIVDDQVNVAYNPQHILLEDATYVVFDVETTGLSAIYDSIIELAAVKMHKGNVIDKFEEFIDPGHPLSATTIQLTGITDDMVRGSKSQAQVLKEFSEFTKDTILVAHNASFDMGFLNTGYEKEGLEKTTQPVIDTLELSRLLHPQLKSHRLNTLAKRYNVALEQHHRAVYDSETTGHLCHIFLKEAANDHGLIYHDQLNTNLHPEEVFKNGRPFHATIFAKHQAGLKELFKVVSASNVQYFYRVPRILRSMLIENRDSFLIGSGCSEGEVFEAMMQKGYEEAKEKAQFYDYIEIMPKAVYRPLIDKELIRNEHHLEEIIKNLVKLGEELDIPVVATGNVHYLNPEDKIYREILLTSVNNGQKLNYPDVHFRTTNEMLDEFAFLGEKKAFEVVVTNTHWVNDQLEVIIPIKDDLYTPKIEGAEDEITKLSYDKAHEWYGEELPEIVEKRIDKELKSIIGNGFSVIYLISQKLVHKSNEDGYLVGSRGSVGSSLVATLTGITEVNPLAPHYRCPNCCYSEFFDDGSVGSGFDLPEKNCPNCGTRLAKDGHDIPFETFLGFYGDKVPDIDLNFSGEYQPQAHNYTKVLFGEDYVYRAGTIGTVADKTAFGYVKGYERDLGLEFRQAEIDRLAKGCTGVKRSTGQHPGGIIVIPDYMDVYDFTPIQFPADDQNAEWKTTHFDFHSIHDNVLKLDILGHDDPTVIRMLQDLSGIEPKDIPPDDPEVMKIFGGTEVLGVTPEQIDSNTGTLGIPEFGTKFVRGMLEQTKPSTFTELLQISGLSHGTDVYLGNAEELIRLHGIPLSEVIGCRDDIMVYLIHKGVENGAAFKIMEGVRKGKGIPEDYQAMMRENNVPEWYIESCLKIKYMFPKAHAAAYVLMALRVAWFKVHKPLLYYCAYFSVRAQDFDIVAMSQGKEMIKQRMKEIRDKGNDASAKEVNLLTVLELANEMCERGFNFKMVDIEKSDAVNFVIEGDSLIAPFRSIPGLGLNVANKIVEARQEQPFISKKDLATRGKVSKTLIDYMTENKVLEDLPDENQLSLFDF
- a CDS encoding isoprenyl transferase, yielding MMLFWKKKKETKMIELDKTNIPQHIAVIMDGNGRWAKSRNLPRIAGHKEGMSTVKRIAIAADELGVKAMTMYAFSTENWKRPTEEVSFLMKLPGDFFSSFMPELQERNMRIRLIGFTDQLPEATRRVVEKAVEDTKDNTGMTLCFALNYGSRAEILQAVKEIAADVSNGEYDAESINEEVFANHLQTNFLGDLSQPDLMIRTSGEQRLSNFLLWQLAYSEYYFTDIFWPDFSKEDLEQAILTYQKRQRRYGGLIS
- a CDS encoding phosphatidate cytidylyltransferase; this encodes MKTRIITAIVALMLFVPILIIGGHLLKAVIAFLAFVAVFEFFQMKKLSIFSFEGFLTIIATLSIIFARAPIIELPVGVDFFYIFFLCVMLLMSLTVYKSEILSIEDVSFLSLIALYVGGGFSGILFVREYGFGMVVFVFCIIWGTDTFAYFTGRAFGKHKLAPAISPNKTIEGSIGGVIGAIGLGTIALKLFNPLGFHFIEMTILMIALSVFGQLGDLVESAYKRRFNVKDSGKIFPGHGGVLDRFDSTFFAMFMFQIVLKFFGTH